One window of Papaver somniferum cultivar HN1 chromosome 9, ASM357369v1, whole genome shotgun sequence genomic DNA carries:
- the LOC113312255 gene encoding uncharacterized protein LOC113312255, which yields MDPIRPEFELLDSAGLEYHSWVVDGETTFMAMDFTSTIKPSADAAPVTEKDKSNALMFLKRHIDLNLRWGYHHLKTPKELRDALDSRFGNIHDSLIPQLNVLWNEIRFLDYARMYFCGKELTDEEMIQKTLSTFPTSSMILANQYRLEVDNKRITIFSRLINVLQVAERHNEILVNNNARAFGKKKVLEANHGKVNKGKNPKGKRALQSNSHPHDPYPRGDNTSRGDNTSRGRGRKGQNRGRGRKGHSNVWNKEGNFVHSGSDPKCGSTRHWYKHCKASTNVAASYKKYRETLEQEDHYMEENDVTPDVNLTISDFLGNEDFAPTMDVPDFAWA from the exons ATGGACCCAATTCGACCAGAATTCGAACTTTTGGACTCAGCAGGACTTGAGTACCACAGTTGGGTAGTTGATGGCGAAACCACATTCATGGCAATGGACTTCACCTCCACTATCAAGCCATCTGCTGACGCTGCTCCGGTAACTGAGAAAGATAAATCTAATGCTCTTATGTTCCTCAAGAGGCATATCGATCTTAACCTGCGTTGGGGTTATCATCACTTGAAGACACCAAAAGAGCTACGGGATGCCCTAGATAGCCGTTTTGGGAATATTCATGATTCCTTAATACCACAATTGAACGTCCTGTGGAACGAAATCCGCTTCCTCGATTAT GCACGTATGTACTTTTGTGGAAAGGAACTTACTGATGAGGAAATGATTCAGAAAACCCTATCGACCTTTCCCACCTCGTCCATGATACTAGCGAACCAGTATCGTTTAGAGGTTGACAACAAAAGAATCACCATATTCAGTAGGTTGATAAACGTACTGCAAGTGGCCGAAAGGCACAATGAGATTCTTGTCAATAACAATGCCAGAGCTTTCGGGAAAAAGAAAGTTCTCGAAGCTAACCATGGCAAGGTCAATAAGGGAAAGAACCCCAAAGGAAAGAGGGCTCTACAATCTAATTCACATCCCCATGATCCATACCCACGTGGAGATAACACCTCTCGTGGAGATAACACCTCTCGTGGAAGAGGACGTAAGGGACAGAATCGAGGTCGAGGACGTAAGGGTCACTCTAATGTTTGGAACAAAGAAGGAAATTTTGTCCATAGTGGTAGTGATCCTAA GTGTGGAAGTACCAGACATTGGTACAAGCATTGCAAGGCTAGTACCAATGTAGCTGCGAGCTACAAAAAGTACCGGGAAACTCTCGAACAAGAGGATCACTATATGGAAGAAAATGATGTGACCCCTGACGTCAACCTCACAATTTCAGACTTCCTGGGCAATGAGGACTTTGCCCCAACCATGGATGTGCCTGATTTTGCTTGGGCCTAA
- the LOC113308631 gene encoding nudix hydrolase 16, mitochondrial-like has product MSDLVARTGRHQQRYLDGCRLVAGCIPFKYREDDSGDSNCKKIVEVLMINSSSGPGLLFPKGGWENDETVEEAAAREALEEAGVRGVIMKNLGHYKFKSKTHQDECSPEGLCKAAMFALLVKEQLNSWPEQSTRVRTWLTVPEAAKNCRHPWMREVLEEAFTKWHAGNVLNSSEDTLSSPDQP; this is encoded by the exons ATGTCTGATTTGGTTGCCCGTACTGGTCGTCATCAGCAGCGTTACCTAGATGGTTGTCGCCTTGTCGCCGG GTGTATTCCTTTTAAGTACAGAGAAGATGACAGTGGAGATTCCAATTGTAAAAAAATTGTTGAGGTTCTTATGATCAACTCATCAAGTGGGCCAGGACTTTTGTTTCCAAAG GGAGGATGGGAGAACGATGAAACTGTTGAGGAGGCAGCAGCACGGGAAGCTTTAGAAGAAGCTGGTGTTCGTGGGGTTATAATG AAAAATCTTGGGCATTACAAATTCAAGAGCAAAACTCATCAAGATGAATGCAGTCCCGAAGGGTTGTGTAAAGCTGCTATGTTTGCTTTGTTAGTTAAAGAGCAGCTCAATTCGTGGCCAGAGCAGAGCACCCGAGTGCGGACATGGCTAACAGTTCCTGAGGCAGCCAAAAATTGTCGCCATCCTTGGATGCGGGAAGTACTTGAGGAAGCTTTCACCAAGTGGCATGCTGGCAATGTGTTGAACTCTAGTGAGGACACTCTCTCCTCCCCAGACCAGCCCTAA